ACTTGGACGTTTTTGTTGTTGTACCTTGATAGGTAATTGATTGAGTTGTGCTAACTGCTTAGCGAGCTTGACAGACTGGGGGTCGATATCACTGGCAACAAACTGCCAGTTAAATAGTTTATGACCTAAGATAGGGTAAATGAGCGATGCGCCGGTACCCACATCCAACACTCTTACTTTATGATGCGCGACATCTAAGCCGCTGTCGTTGGCAAGTAGGTCGTGTAAGTGGTGCACATAATCGGCTCGCCCGGGAACCGGGGGGCATAAAAAGCCGCTGGGTAAATCCCATATATCAATGTGATAATGGTGCTTGAGCAGTGCTTGGTTGAGTGTTTTTAACGCGTTTGGGTCGCTGAAATCGATACTTGGCTGGCCATCGCGCCGAGTAATAATGTGGTTCTCTAAGCTAGGTAAGCTTCGACACAAGGCGTCGAAATCATAGCCGTTGGCGTGACGGTTCTTCGGATGCAAGGGCAAACTCTATTCCGCTAAAAGCACCATTATAGAGAAAATCACTCTGTTGCTGTAGTGCTTTATGACTGACGAAGAGCGCTACATGCGTTCATATTGCTCATTTTTAGTTTCATTGCTTTTCTTTACACCACTGGCCTAGTCACCATGCGAGCATAGCTGTTGTGGCTAAATAGTGACTGAATTATGTTACTTGTTGATAACATTTGATGCTGGTACGATGAGTAAAAAAGAATAAGCAGTATCAAGTATGAGCGATATTATTCAACAGTCGGTATATATTGATTACAGTGAGCAGCAAACCCTTCATTTACGTTATATTGCGCAAGATAACGCCACAGGTCCAGCCATCTTTTTTATGCATGGTGCTGTTGAAAATGGCAAGATTTTTTATACGCATTCGAATAAAGGATTAGCGCCTTTTTTAGCTAAACATGGATATCGATGTTATGTCGCCGACTTATGTGGTCGTGGCGAAAGTAAGCCATCAATAGGCCCTGGGGCCAGTTATGGGCAAACCGAGGCTATATGTCATGAAATTCCAGCGTTTTTGAGCAAAATAACGGAGCATGCCGGTGAATTTCCTCGTTTTTGGGTCGCTCACTCTTGGGGCGGTGTGTTATTCAACAGTGTCTTTGCTCGCTTTCCTGAGTACATAAAGAAAGTCAGCGCCTGTGCATATTTTGGATCCAAGCGCTCATTGTATAACCGTCACCCTAGTAAATTCCTTAAAGGTAATTTGGTGTGGTATTGGTTGGCGCCAAAAAAAGCGAAGAAATATGGCTATTTGCCTGCGCGTAAACTGAAGTGGGGCAGTGATGACGAAACCGTTAAATCACACTATCAAAGTATGCAGTGGGCAAAGGTTAGGCCTTGGATTGATAGCGACGATGGTTTTGATTATGGCCATGCCATTAAACGCTTGGCGTTACCGCCAACGTTGCACATTGCAGGGGTGAAGGATAAAGCGCTGGCACAACCCATAGATATAAAGAAGTTTATGCAAGAGTCAGGTTGTGGCATCCAAGAATTTAAGTTGTACGGGCGCAGTCATGGCCATCACCATGACTACGGTCATATTGACATGCTTACTCATCCCCAAGCGCAGCGGGATCAGTTTCAGGATGTACTGGCCTGGTTTTCACGCTACGGCTAAAGCATTCGCTAAAGGCTTGCTCATATTCTTTGTAAGCTTTGTTCGCATCTTTATAGACGGGTTCACGCACTTGATGGCGACTCAAGGTTGTCACCGCGTGATGTGATTCAAAATAGCGCAAGCATTGTTGTGTGTAACTTAACTCTAGTTTACTGAATATTTTACGTAAGGACTGTTCAGGTTCTTGCACTAATTGTTCG
This Pseudoalteromonas ruthenica DNA region includes the following protein-coding sequences:
- the rlmF gene encoding 23S rRNA (adenine(1618)-N(6))-methyltransferase RlmF yields the protein MHPKNRHANGYDFDALCRSLPSLENHIITRRDGQPSIDFSDPNALKTLNQALLKHHYHIDIWDLPSGFLCPPVPGRADYVHHLHDLLANDSGLDVAHHKVRVLDVGTGASLIYPILGHKLFNWQFVASDIDPQSVKLAKQLAQLNQLPIKVQQQKRPSSYFNGIVKAQDTLVATLCNPPFHDSEQSAQAGSERKWRNLKGQAKGAHLNFGGRANELWCQGGELGFVRDMILESSHYAEQVLWFSSLISKKDNLRALKNTLRKAGAINIEVVNMALGQKVSRFLAWSFMPQSERQARLEQLLC
- a CDS encoding alpha/beta fold hydrolase, producing MSDIIQQSVYIDYSEQQTLHLRYIAQDNATGPAIFFMHGAVENGKIFYTHSNKGLAPFLAKHGYRCYVADLCGRGESKPSIGPGASYGQTEAICHEIPAFLSKITEHAGEFPRFWVAHSWGGVLFNSVFARFPEYIKKVSACAYFGSKRSLYNRHPSKFLKGNLVWYWLAPKKAKKYGYLPARKLKWGSDDETVKSHYQSMQWAKVRPWIDSDDGFDYGHAIKRLALPPTLHIAGVKDKALAQPIDIKKFMQESGCGIQEFKLYGRSHGHHHDYGHIDMLTHPQAQRDQFQDVLAWFSRYG